From the genome of Longispora fulva:
CGGGAGCCACGCGATGTGCCCGTGCCCGCCGTCGAGCGCGCCGAGCCCGGCGGACGCGACCACCTCGCCGAGCAGGATGATCACGAACAGGCCGAACCGTTCGGAGAAGTGGTGCGCGTCGATGGCCTGTCCGGGGGCCGCCGGTTGCAGGGCGTCGAGGTCCATCCGGTCGGCGACCCTGAGCCGGCGCCGGTCCGGCGGCGTGTCGGTGTAGGACAGCCGGGACTCCACGGCGACCATCACGCCACAGAGGATGTACGACGTCGGCGACGGCAGGAACGCGGCCGTGGCGAACCCGGCGGCGGACACCAGGTAGCCGACGGCGGGGCGGGCGGCCGGGCGGCCGGCGATCACGGCGTGCGCGACGCCCAGGATGAGCCGGGCCGCGCCGAGACTGAGCGCGAACGCCCGCGGATGCCCCTCGGCCGCGTCGTGCACGGCCACGGCGGCCAGCCCGCAGGGCACCGTGCCGGCCAGGATCACCAGCCGGCTGCTGAGGGCGGTCTCCGCGCCGTGCCGGTTGTACAGCAGCGCGAAGCCCGTCCACGTCCACCACAGGAGGACGAACAGGCCGAACGCCGCCCACACCCCGCCCCAGCCGGGGTGCCCGCCGATGGCGTGCGCGACCTGCGCGACGGCCAGGACGAAGACGAGGTCGAAGTACAGCTCGACCCAGGACACCCGCTTGCTCTCACCCGTGACCACGGAGCTGATCTTGCCATGCCGCCGTGCGGGGACCCGCTACATCCTCGGGCTGAGAAACGCCCCGCCAGTGGCGTCGAGCCGGTGGCCGGTCACCCAGCCGGCGTCCGACGTGGCGAGGAACCCGACGATGTTGGCGACATCGGACCGTCCGGTCCGCGGCGCCGGGCCGTCCGACCGGCCCGACCGCTGGGCCGGGACCCGGTGGCCCGGCGCGACGGTGTTCAGGGTGATGCCGCGCGCGCCCAGCACGTCGGCCAGGCCCGGGGCGGTGATCCGGTCGGCGGAGACGTCGATGACCCGGCCGCCGTCGCGCAACAGGGGCTCGAAACCCCGGATCATCCGGTACGCGGCCCGCGCGCCCACCCCGACCGCCGCGTGCACCAGGATGTCCAGCCGGGCGTCCCCGGTGCGCGCCCGCAGCTCGGCCTCCAGCCGGGCGACCAGCGCCTCCGGCCCCCCGACCGCGTCGGGCACGCCCAACACGAAGGCCGACCCGCCGGACTCGACGATCAGCCCCGCGGTCTCCCGCGCCGCGCCCGGATCCCCGGCGTGGTGCACCGCCACCAGCGCGCCGTCGGAGCCGAGCCGGCGCGCGACGGCCCGCCCGACGCCCTGACCGCCCCCGGTGACCAGGGCCGTGCGGCCCACCAGTTCCGACATGTCGACTCCTCGTCCGTACGCGGCCACCCCGACGCCGCCCGGGCCGGCCGCCGTGCGCTCCGGCGGCCGTGCGAGCACGGTACGTCGCGCCGCTTGCCGTTTTCTTGCAGGCCACTTCTCGCGGGCCTCGGCGGCCGGTGCGCTACGGGCGGCGGGTGATGTGGATGGCCTGCTCCTCGTTGGGGCGGCCGTCGTTCGGCGGCTCCCACGGCGTGTCGGGTTCCTCCCGGGCCAGCCGGCGGTCCAGCGACTCGCCGCGCAGGGACTCGCGCACCGTGGTGCCGTACTCGTCGAGTCCGATCGGGGCGTCGCCCGCCACGGCCGGGCGCTCGGGATCGTCGGGCACCGGGCGCGGATCGTCGTCGTCGGCGTACTCGGGAATGCCGGCGCTCGCCGAGGACGCCCCGGGGTCGGAGCCGGGGACGCCGGCCCGGTACAGCCCCCGGCGTTCTGCCTCCTGCGCGAGTTCGGCCGTGCGGCGCTGATGGGTGGCGACCGCGGCGTCGGGTCGGTACCCCAGGGCGTCGTGCCGGGTCCGGTCGAGGCTGGCGAGTTCGCGTTCCACGGCGTCGTCGGACAGGGACGCGGCGGGTACTCCCTGGGCCGGGTCCTCGAGATGGTCTGCCATGCCCCGGATCTACCCCTGCCGGGGCACGGCCAAACGCGTGCCGGGGCCTCAGGTCCGGTTGTCCGCCCCGGTCCGGCCCGCCCCGCCGAGGACCGTGCCGAGCGCGAGCATGGCGACGCCGAGGCCGAGGTGCAGCCAGTTGTCCGCCGTGTTCACCGGCACGAAGTTGGCGGTGCTCCCGTGCCCGACGATCAGCCCGTACAGCCACAGCGCCAGGTAGATCGCGCCGCCGGCGACCAGGAACATCCGGGCCCCGGACCAGGTGCGGGCCATCGCCAGACCGGCGATCCCGAACAGCAGGTGCACGATGTTGTGCAGCACGGACACCTGGAAGGCGCCGAGCAACATCGCGCCCGACTCGTGGCCGGCGAAGGTGATCGAGCCGAGATGCGTGGTGATTCCGGGTACGAAGCCCAGAACGCCCACGAGGGCGAACACCGCTCCGACACCCATCGCCGCGACCTGCACCGGATTGTGGCTCATCGCGCCCATCCCGGCGTGCGACCGCATTCCGTGACTCATGGTGACACCTCCCTGACTCTCCAGGACTACGGCCTTCCACTACCCCCGTCGTGGACCGCCAAACATGAGGCCGAACCGAGGTGAACGGGGACCGAAGCCCCGGAGGAGGTAATGTTTGACGCAGGGAACCGTCCACCGCACAACGCCCCGCCGTGGCGCGGGCGGGATCGGCGATCCACACCACCTCCGGTACGGGAAAGGGTCCGCGTTGAGCGGCGAGAACACCATGACTGAGCAGCCCGTACGCCGGATCGTCAGCAGTCCAGCCGGCCTCAATCTCCGGGTCCCCGCGTGGGCGATCCCGAGCCATGGCAGTCACGCGGCGGCCTTGCGCCTGCTCGCGATGGGCACCACCGGCGTCGACGACCCCGAGCGGGCTGCCCTGTGCGACGCCCGGGTCGCGGCCGTCGGTCGCACCGCCGGCGCGATGGAGCCCGACGACGCCGAGTTCTGCGGGGCCCCGTTGTTCGCCGCGCACCTCGCGGCGAAGGTCGTCGCGGCGACCTGGAAGGACGACACGGACGCGGCCCAGGACGGCCGGCTGCACGAGCTGATCGACGGCCTGATCGGCCAGCTGTGGCCGGCCCCCGACGAGGCGTGGCCACCGAGCCAGGCCAGCCTGCACGCGGCGAGCCTGCTCCGCCGGCACCTGGCGGCCTTCCACACCCAGGGGATGTACACCCACCCGGGGCTCACGGACCTGGCCCGCGCGGCCTCCGCCCAGCGCCAGACGTACCCCGTCGCGGTGTACCACCTGGTGCGGACGGTGATCGGCCACACGGCCGGCGCGGAGTACCGGCTGCCGGTGGTCGTGGACTGCCTCGCCGACTGACGGCCTGACACCGGGCCGCCGATCCAGCACACTCCGCCCCTCGACGACCACGTAGGTGGCCGTCGAGGGGCGGACGTCGTCGTGGGGGCTGTGGCTGCGCCCTCGCGTCGCGGCGGCTTCAGCCGCGCCTGTATCTGCGGCTCGCAGCGGTCTCGGCCATTCGGGGCCCCGCATTTCTGGCAAAACGGAGCGGTCGTGGCCCACCGGCCGGAATGATCGGGGTTATGTCGCGGCGGAGGTGACCGGTGGTCGGGCGGCGGTCGCCGCGACCCCGGTTCCCGGTGCCGTGACCTGGCGGACCGCGGCGGGGACCGCTGACCCCAGGGAGGCTCCGGTGCGCAGACTCGCGGTCCTACTCGCGACGGTGGTCGTCCTGACCGCGGGTTTCAGCTTCGGCCCGCAGTCCCGCCCGGCCGGGTCCGGGCCCTCGACGGAGCGGACCGTGGCGGTCACCGCGATCCGGGTGGTCCTGGTCGCCCGCGCGATGCTGCGGCACCTGGGCCGCGCGGTCGCCGCCACCCGGACGCTTCCCGTCCACGGGTCGACCGCCGGAGAGTCGCCTCTCCCCGGCTGGTGATCAGGCCGGCTGTGGGACCTCGTCGGGGACCCGCCGCTGGGCCGGGCGCAGCGTGTGCCGCAGCAGGGGGACGGCCGTCAGGGTCAGCAGCAGACCGACGGTGCCGATCGCGGCGAATCCCCACGCCGGGCCGTAGTGGTCGCTGACCCAGCCGGCCAGGGGCGCCCCGCCGGCCATGCCGACGGTCATCGCCGAGCCCTGGATGCCCATCGCCTCGCCGCGCGCGGCGGCCGGCACCAGGGCCGACAGCGCCGTGGTGTTCGACGACAGCGACGGGGCGCACAGCACCCCGGCCGGCAGCAGGGCGAGCGCGATGGCCCACCACTGGCCGCCGGCGAGCCCGATCGGGACCGTCAGCACGGACATCGCGCCGCAGAGCAGGATCGACGGCAGGCCGCGGTGCACGGCGCCGTAGAGGAACGCGCCCAGCAACGAGTACACACACCACAGGGCGATCACCACGCTGGTGGCGCTCGTGTGTCCCGACTGGCGCAGCGCCGCGACCATGGCCATCTCCGTGCCGGCCAGGGTCGTCGTCGTGGCGGCGGCCACCAGCAGCAGGCCGATGAAGCCGCCGCGCAGCCACGTCCGCCGGGGCGGAGCCGGGGCGTCGGGCACGCCGGGCTCCTCCGCCTCCCGGGTGGGCGGGTTGAGCAGGTACAACGCGAGGCCGGACACGACGACGCCCGTGCCGATCACGATCATGGACACGTTGGGTGACACCTGGGTGGCCAGGATGATCGCGAGGGCGGGGCCCACCATGTACGACAGCTCCGTCGACATCGAGTCGATCGAGAACGCCGTGCGCCGCTGGTCCTCGGGCACCAGGGCCGCCAGGGCCTGCCGGGTCACCGAGAACACGCCCACCCCGACGAGCCCGCCGAGGAACGCCGCGACCAGCAGCGCCGGGTACGGCAGGAACGGGGCGGAGACCCAGAAGCACAGCGCGATCACGGTACCGAGCGCCGTGCTGACCCGCAGGCCCTTGCGGTCGGTCAAGCGGCCGGTGAACGGGGCGCCCAGCGCGGTCGCCACGGTGGCCGCCGTGCCGACGAGGCCCGCCTGCGCGTACCCCCCGTGCAGGTCGCCCAGGACGTGGAACGTGAGCGCCATGCCGGCCGCCGTCACCGGGATCCGGGCGAGCAGCGCCAGGATCATCAGCGTCCGGACGCCGGGCAGCGCGAGGACGTGGCGGTACGTGTGCAGGCGCATGCCGCCATCGTGCCTCCGGGGTACGACAAGTGACAGCGAATAACGCACACAGCGTGACGGCTATCACCTCCCGGGGCACCCGCCGCCGTGACGCGGCCTTCGAGCCCGCCCACCAGCTCAGCCACCGGACCACGCCCCGCCCGGGCCCCGGGCGGACCCGGCTCCTCGACCGGCTCCGGACGCCCCCGAGGTCTGCCAGAGTAGGGGTGTGCCATCCAGGACCCCGGCGACGCACGCGCTCGCCGAGACCGTCGCCCGCCTGCGTGCCGAGAACGAGACCCTCCGGGCCGAAGCCGCGCGCCACAGCCTCCTGGACCGGGCGACGGGCCTGATCGCCGGCCGGCTCGGCTGCGACGTGAACCGGGCCCTGGCCCACCTGCGGCAGCTGGCCGCCGAGGACGGCCGCGACCCGGTGGAGACGGCCGCGGCGCTGCTCGACGGGGCCGGTCTGCGTGCGGTGGGCCTGGCGGAGGACCCGTCGCTGCTGGACTCCGCGCGGTACGTGCGCCGGGACGCCGGGACCGCAGTCGCGTACCTGCCCGGGCCCGAGGTCGGTGCCGGCGGGGTGGGGTCGGCGGCGGCGGGGGCGTTCGCGGCGAGTACCGACGTGGACGCCCTGGCCGGGGAGGTGTTGGAGCACCTGGCGGGCCCAGCGGGCGTGGACGCCGTCATGATCATGGCGGTGCAGCCGGACGGTTCGCTGCAGTCCGTGGGCACGGCCGGCGTGCCCGCCCGGGTGGTGGGCGCCTGGCAGCGGCTGCCCCCGCACCTGGGGACGGCCGTGACGGCGTGCGTGCGGCTCGGCCGGGAGATCTGGTTGCCGGATCTGGCGGCGGCGCGGCGGCGGTACACCCTGATCGGCGATCCGGAGGACATCTGGAGCTCGCGGGTGTGGATCCCGGTGCGCGCGGCGGGGCCGGACAGCCGGATGGTCGCCGGGATCGGGGTGTTCTGGCGCGAGCCGCACCGGTGCGACATCGCCACCCGCCGGGTGGTGCGCGCGCACGCCGAGGCGGCCGGGGTGCGGCTGGTGGACCTGCTCGCCCGCGGCCAGGACGCCCCGGGCAGCTGGACGCTCGCCGCCCAGGTGGTGCTGGACATGCTGCCGGGGGCGTGCGCGGTGCTCGCGCCGATCCGCGACTCCGGCGACCGGATCACCGACTACCGGATCGAGGCCGCCAGCCAGGAGGCGGCGGACCTGTCGGGGCGGCGGGGCCGCGAGCTGGTCGGACTCCGGGTGCTGGAGGCCTATCCCACCATCGTGGACGGTCCGCTGTGGGCGGCGTACGAGCAGGTGCTGCAGGACGGCCAGCCCCGGGAGGTGGGCCCGTTCCCGTACACGGAAATGGTCCGGGGGTCGGCGGTCGACACGACGCTCAGCGTGCAGGTGCACCGGTGGGGTGCGGCGTTGCTGATCCGGTGGGTCCGGCACGACGTGCGCGACCAGCACGCGTCCCGGCTGGCCTACACCGAACGGCTCGGGGCGCTGGGCTGGGTCGAGTGGGATCTGACGAACGGCACGATGGAGTGGTCGCCCACCCTGTACCGGATCTTCGAGCGCGCCACGTCCGCCGGCCCCGCGAGCCTGGAGGACGTCGCCGGCCTGGTGGTCCCCGACGACCTGCCGGTGGTCGAACAGGGCCTGGCGGAGATCGCCGCCCGGCGGCGCACCGACATGACGCTGCGGATCCGGCTGCCCGGCGGGGTGCGGTGGCTGCGGGTGGTCGGCGAGGCGGTCCCCGACATCACCGGCGCGCCGGTGAAGATCTACGGCATCATGCAGGACGTCACGGCCGCCGAGCGGACCACCCGCGAGCTGGCGGCGCTGCGCGACGGGGCGTCGGAGAGCCAGCGGCTGGTGGCCGCCGAGCGCCGGATCCTCCGCCGGCTGCACGCGCTGGTCCTGCCGCCGACGGGCGAGCCGGTGCCGCTGCCCGGGCTCGTGGTGACGGTGCGGTCCGGGTCCGACGGCGCGGACGGCGGCTGGTACGACCTGCGGACCCTGCCCGACGGCCGGTCCGTCGTGGCGGTCGGCGAGGTAGCCGACCACGGGCTGGCCGCGGCGGCGGCCATCGCCGCGCTGCGGGGCGTGGTGGCCGCCGACTCCGACCCGACGGCGGACCCGGCGGAGCTGCTCGACCGGCTGAACCGGTGGAGCCTGCGCAACCCGAGCGCCGGGCACGGTTCGGCGCTGGTCGGCCTGTACGACCCGGCCGACGGCGGCTTCACCTGGGCCCAGGCGGGGCAGCCGGCGCCCGTTCACCGCGGCGTGGACGGGGAGAAGCTGGCCGTGCGCCGGCCGAGCGGGCCGCTGCTGGGGGTGCGCGACACGCCGGCGTACCGGATGGAGCGTCTGGTCCTGCGCCCCGGCGAGTCCCTGCTGCTGCCCGCCGACTCGGTGGCGCTGGGCCTGGCCGCCGAGGGGTCGCGGGGCGATGCGTAACTCCCGGGCCTGATGGGTAGGGCACCGGAAGACGCCGGGCTGAGGAGGAGACATGGACGAGCACCCGCGCGGCGGCTTCTGAGGGAGGACCCATGGAGGGCGAGCGACACCTGCGCCCCGGCGCGGAGCTGTGCGACGTGTGCGGGCGGGTGATCACCGACGGCAGCCAGCGGTACGCGCTGGTGCCCGACTCGTCCGCCGTGCACGAGTCGACGTCGCGGTTCGACGGCAGCAGGCTGCTCACCGGCTGCGACGCGGCCCACCTGGCGAGCCTTGTCCGGGAGTACGAGCGGCGGCCCTACGTCGCCGCGGAGCTGTGGGCCGGCCAGATCACCCGGGCCCTGCACGCCGCGTCCCCGGCGTCGCTGACCGTGGCCCAGCTCGGCGAGGCCACGGGCCTGTCCGCCGAGCAGATCGAGGCGGCGGTGGCCTGGAACAACGCCTGACACAGCCAAAAATCACGTTCATCAGACGGTTACGGTGACACCCGACCCGGTATCCGACGGTCCCACCGGGGCCGGGCGGCCTCGGCCGTCACCCTGCGGTCCTCGGCGGACGTGACCCTGCGGTCCTCCGCCGCGGCGGCCTGGCGCGCCTCCTCCGCCGCGCCCCGGGTGCCGAACAGCCAGCGGACCGCACCCCGGCGCGGCTCGCACGGCCACGGCTGCGCGCAGGTCCGGCACCGGCCGGCGAGCACCTCGCACGGCACGTGGCAGGCGTGGCCGGCCAGGGCCAGCTCGGTGAGCGCGGCCACCGTACCCGGCGAGAGTTCCTCGGGAC
Proteins encoded in this window:
- a CDS encoding low temperature requirement protein A — encoded protein: MVTGESKRVSWVELYFDLVFVLAVAQVAHAIGGHPGWGGVWAAFGLFVLLWWTWTGFALLYNRHGAETALSSRLVILAGTVPCGLAAVAVHDAAEGHPRAFALSLGAARLILGVAHAVIAGRPAARPAVGYLVSAAGFATAAFLPSPTSYILCGVMVAVESRLSYTDTPPDRRRLRVADRMDLDALQPAAPGQAIDAHHFSERFGLFVIILLGEVVASAGLGALDGGHGHIAWLPLIAAIVLAGTLWWQYFDAAADMNRRMLEVAGGSQFVARAVFVSGHMLPAFAVISVAAGVRLLLAGGAPTGAYWLVSGGMAGYLAVTRTFSVRTGRLAHLGRIALAVATVELGWLGEVLPAAGYLGVVAGWGVLCAGVATWEAHRAARLKAA
- a CDS encoding SDR family NAD(P)-dependent oxidoreductase, encoding MSELVGRTALVTGGGQGVGRAVARRLGSDGALVAVHHAGDPGAARETAGLIVESGGSAFVLGVPDAVGGPEALVARLEAELRARTGDARLDILVHAAVGVGARAAYRMIRGFEPLLRDGGRVIDVSADRITAPGLADVLGARGITLNTVAPGHRVPAQRSGRSDGPAPRTGRSDVANIVGFLATSDAGWVTGHRLDATGGAFLSPRM
- a CDS encoding DUF6158 family protein; translation: MADHLEDPAQGVPAASLSDDAVERELASLDRTRHDALGYRPDAAVATHQRRTAELAQEAERRGLYRAGVPGSDPGASSASAGIPEYADDDDPRPVPDDPERPAVAGDAPIGLDEYGTTVRESLRGESLDRRLAREEPDTPWEPPNDGRPNEEQAIHITRRP
- a CDS encoding DUF4383 domain-containing protein translates to MRSHAGMGAMSHNPVQVAAMGVGAVFALVGVLGFVPGITTHLGSITFAGHESGAMLLGAFQVSVLHNIVHLLFGIAGLAMARTWSGARMFLVAGGAIYLALWLYGLIVGHGSTANFVPVNTADNWLHLGLGVAMLALGTVLGGAGRTGADNRT
- a CDS encoding MFS transporter, which translates into the protein MRLHTYRHVLALPGVRTLMILALLARIPVTAAGMALTFHVLGDLHGGYAQAGLVGTAATVATALGAPFTGRLTDRKGLRVSTALGTVIALCFWVSAPFLPYPALLVAAFLGGLVGVGVFSVTRQALAALVPEDQRRTAFSIDSMSTELSYMVGPALAIILATQVSPNVSMIVIGTGVVVSGLALYLLNPPTREAEEPGVPDAPAPPRRTWLRGGFIGLLLVAAATTTTLAGTEMAMVAALRQSGHTSATSVVIALWCVYSLLGAFLYGAVHRGLPSILLCGAMSVLTVPIGLAGGQWWAIALALLPAGVLCAPSLSSNTTALSALVPAAARGEAMGIQGSAMTVGMAGGAPLAGWVSDHYGPAWGFAAIGTVGLLLTLTAVPLLRHTLRPAQRRVPDEVPQPA
- a CDS encoding SpoIIE family protein phosphatase; translation: MPSRTPATHALAETVARLRAENETLRAEAARHSLLDRATGLIAGRLGCDVNRALAHLRQLAAEDGRDPVETAAALLDGAGLRAVGLAEDPSLLDSARYVRRDAGTAVAYLPGPEVGAGGVGSAAAGAFAASTDVDALAGEVLEHLAGPAGVDAVMIMAVQPDGSLQSVGTAGVPARVVGAWQRLPPHLGTAVTACVRLGREIWLPDLAAARRRYTLIGDPEDIWSSRVWIPVRAAGPDSRMVAGIGVFWREPHRCDIATRRVVRAHAEAAGVRLVDLLARGQDAPGSWTLAAQVVLDMLPGACAVLAPIRDSGDRITDYRIEAASQEAADLSGRRGRELVGLRVLEAYPTIVDGPLWAAYEQVLQDGQPREVGPFPYTEMVRGSAVDTTLSVQVHRWGAALLIRWVRHDVRDQHASRLAYTERLGALGWVEWDLTNGTMEWSPTLYRIFERATSAGPASLEDVAGLVVPDDLPVVEQGLAEIAARRRTDMTLRIRLPGGVRWLRVVGEAVPDITGAPVKIYGIMQDVTAAERTTRELAALRDGASESQRLVAAERRILRRLHALVLPPTGEPVPLPGLVVTVRSGSDGADGGWYDLRTLPDGRSVVAVGEVADHGLAAAAAIAALRGVVAADSDPTADPAELLDRLNRWSLRNPSAGHGSALVGLYDPADGGFTWAQAGQPAPVHRGVDGEKLAVRRPSGPLLGVRDTPAYRMERLVLRPGESLLLPADSVALGLAAEGSRGDA